The following proteins come from a genomic window of Gimesia chilikensis:
- the trpB gene encoding tryptophan synthase subunit beta: MTTSLSNVPDASGRFGEFGRRFVPETLMHALEELTQEYEKAKQDPSFQAELDDLLKNYVGRPNPLYFAERLTEHCGGGKIYFKREDLNHTGAHKINNTMGQALLTMRMGKKRVIAETGAGQHGVASAVACARFGLECIVYMGEEDIRRQKLNVFNMKMMGAEVRGVSSGSKTLRDAVNEAMRDWMSSVETTHYIIGSVIGPHPFPMMVRDFQSVIGKEAREQCLAQTGKLPDHVIACVGGGSNSAGMFYPFIDDEGVKLTGVEAGGRGPEPGEHASTLSYGAKGVLHGSFGYVLQDDDGQTMDVHSISAGLDYPGVGPEHSYWKDSGRVNYTAITDDEALEGFQTMARLEGIIPAIESSHAIAYAVKAARQASPDETIVVCLSGRGDKDVNEVARLLEREI; this comes from the coding sequence ATGACAACCAGCTTATCGAATGTGCCTGATGCCTCCGGTCGCTTTGGAGAATTCGGCCGCCGCTTCGTCCCCGAAACACTGATGCATGCCCTGGAGGAACTGACCCAGGAATACGAGAAGGCCAAACAGGATCCGTCATTTCAGGCGGAGCTGGATGACCTGCTTAAGAATTATGTGGGACGCCCGAATCCGCTCTATTTCGCGGAGCGCCTGACTGAGCATTGTGGCGGAGGCAAGATCTACTTCAAGCGCGAAGATCTGAATCACACCGGTGCTCATAAGATCAACAACACCATGGGCCAGGCATTGCTGACCATGCGGATGGGTAAAAAACGCGTGATCGCCGAAACTGGAGCCGGCCAGCATGGCGTGGCTTCTGCTGTGGCGTGTGCCCGCTTCGGTCTGGAGTGCATCGTCTACATGGGCGAAGAAGACATCCGCCGCCAGAAGCTCAATGTGTTCAATATGAAAATGATGGGCGCTGAAGTCCGCGGCGTTTCCAGTGGTTCCAAGACGCTACGCGATGCCGTCAATGAAGCGATGCGGGACTGGATGTCGAGCGTGGAGACGACCCACTACATTATCGGTTCCGTGATTGGCCCGCACCCCTTCCCGATGATGGTTCGCGACTTCCAGTCGGTCATTGGAAAAGAGGCCCGCGAACAGTGCCTGGCACAGACTGGTAAACTCCCCGATCATGTGATTGCCTGTGTCGGCGGCGGTTCCAATTCGGCCGGCATGTTCTATCCCTTTATCGACGATGAGGGTGTGAAGCTGACCGGCGTGGAAGCGGGTGGCCGCGGTCCTGAACCGGGAGAGCATGCGAGTACGCTGAGCTATGGAGCCAAAGGTGTGCTGCATGGCAGTTTCGGATATGTGCTGCAGGACGATGACGGCCAGACGATGGACGTGCATTCGATCTCTGCGGGCCTCGACTATCCCGGCGTGGGTCCCGAACACAGTTACTGGAAAGACTCCGGCCGCGTGAATTACACCGCGATCACCGACGATGAAGCCCTCGAAGGCTTTCAGACGATGGCCCGTCTGGAAGGGATCATCCCGGCGATTGAATCGTCGCATGCGATTGCTTACGCTGTCAAAGCAGCCCGCCAGGCCAGCCCCGACGAGACGATCGTTGTCTGTCTGTCCGGTCGTGGAGACAAAGACGTGAATGAAGTGGCCCGCCTGCTGGAACGGGAAATTTAA
- the trpA gene encoding tryptophan synthase subunit alpha — MTTLISETFAKLKSENRMAFMPFITAGDPDLATTVDVLKELSRQGVDLIEVGFPYSDPIADGPVIQESYTRALNNGFHVHDLFEALKALSADESVNLPALVGMVSYAIIFRYGAERFLKEAADAGFSGLIVPDLPGDEASEFVELTRASELDLVQLVSPLTPEDRTKRIVQSASGFIYCIAVAGTTGVRDELPAELTAHLESLRSLTDLPLAVGFGISKPAHVDTLRGKADGFIIGSAIVKQFAAFSDPDQTREAVIASIGKYAGEMAAATKG, encoded by the coding sequence GTGACAACTTTGATCTCTGAAACTTTTGCGAAGTTAAAATCTGAAAACCGCATGGCGTTCATGCCTTTCATCACCGCCGGCGATCCGGATCTGGCAACCACTGTTGATGTATTGAAAGAACTGTCACGACAGGGAGTCGACCTGATCGAGGTGGGCTTCCCGTATAGTGATCCAATTGCAGATGGTCCTGTGATTCAGGAATCGTACACACGGGCCCTCAACAACGGGTTTCACGTACACGACCTGTTTGAGGCTTTGAAGGCACTCTCTGCAGATGAGTCCGTCAATCTGCCGGCCCTGGTCGGCATGGTTTCGTATGCGATTATCTTTCGTTATGGTGCAGAGCGTTTCCTGAAAGAAGCCGCTGACGCCGGATTCTCGGGCCTGATTGTTCCCGATCTTCCCGGAGACGAAGCGTCGGAGTTTGTGGAGCTCACCAGAGCGTCTGAGTTGGACCTGGTTCAACTGGTCTCCCCGCTTACGCCTGAAGATCGTACCAAGCGAATCGTACAGTCTGCCTCCGGGTTCATTTACTGTATCGCTGTCGCCGGCACGACAGGTGTTCGCGATGAACTGCCTGCGGAACTGACAGCACATCTGGAGTCGTTACGTTCGCTGACAGATCTGCCTTTAGCGGTGGGCTTCGGCATCAGTAAGCCCGCGCATGTCGACACGCTCCGTGGTAAAGCCGACGGATTCATTATCGGTTCAGCGATCGTCAAACAGTTCGCAGCTTTTTCTGATCCAGACCAGACACGGGAAGCCGTGATTGCGTCGATCGGAAAATACGCAGGTGAGATGGCAGCCGCGACTAAGGGTTGA
- a CDS encoding ASCH domain-containing protein has translation MAKTIQHPDKSLPALGIRQPWAELIMRGVKTIELRSSQTRIRGTIYVYASKTLAKTPHAIEAAAQAEIATETLPTGTLIGTVEIVDSFPATAEHAEASGVPASLLKGKYGWKLANPKRIKSPIVPQFLPYGVWFYPFVRKQTGTRQK, from the coding sequence ATGGCGAAAACGATTCAACATCCCGACAAGAGTCTGCCGGCTCTCGGAATCAGACAGCCGTGGGCAGAACTAATCATGCGGGGCGTGAAAACAATTGAGCTCCGTTCAAGTCAGACCAGGATCCGTGGGACGATCTATGTCTATGCTTCAAAGACTCTCGCGAAGACACCACACGCCATCGAAGCAGCAGCGCAAGCGGAAATCGCGACCGAGACCCTCCCGACGGGCACCTTGATCGGGACCGTTGAAATCGTCGATTCCTTCCCCGCGACCGCTGAACATGCGGAAGCATCAGGCGTCCCCGCATCTCTGCTCAAGGGCAAATACGGCTGGAAGCTCGCGAATCCCAAACGCATCAAATCGCCTATCGTGCCGCAGTTCCTGCCTTACGGAGTCTGGTTCTATCCCTTCGTCCGCAAGCAGACTGGGACTCGCCAGAAATAG
- a CDS encoding MBL fold metallo-hydrolase RNA specificity domain-containing protein: MKITFLGAAGEVTGSQHLIETDGRRILLDCGLFQGHRAESFKKNCRFAYPAESLDAVILSHGHMDHCGNIPRLYNKGFRGPIFCTSATADIAEIMLKDSARIQDEDARYLSRKLNEKHPPIEPLYDEEDVRQVMKQFERLDYHEWHDLGDDLRVRLLDAGHILGSAIIEMKIKDRGEWRHLVFTGDLGRRDLPLLRDPDTIEGCEILISESTYGNRIHEKASDLKEELYHILDEAYRVEGRVIIPAFSLGRTQQIIYYLNDLYNENRLPHIPIFVDSPLSTRLVSVYRHHLQDMDQDVSDVLKEDKDPFGFSLLDYVSTRQQSIELNKREGAFVVIAGSGMCENGRIRHHLKNGLEHPENTVVLMGYQAEHTLGRRLQQRDPKVKIFDRYYQVKAKVVQLSGLSGHADVEDFKWWYETSAKRGNIGQVFLVHGEPESATALAALIRDEVDEEPIIPHYQQSFEV, from the coding sequence ATGAAAATTACGTTCCTCGGTGCTGCCGGTGAAGTGACCGGCAGCCAGCATTTGATCGAGACAGACGGGCGACGGATTCTGCTCGATTGTGGTCTGTTTCAGGGCCACCGGGCAGAGTCATTCAAAAAGAACTGCCGCTTCGCTTATCCCGCTGAGTCCCTGGATGCCGTCATCCTCTCGCACGGGCACATGGATCATTGTGGCAATATTCCCCGGCTGTACAATAAGGGTTTTCGGGGACCGATCTTCTGCACCTCCGCGACGGCGGACATCGCGGAGATCATGCTTAAGGACAGCGCCCGTATTCAGGATGAAGACGCCCGTTACCTGTCTCGCAAACTGAATGAAAAACATCCACCCATCGAACCGCTTTACGATGAAGAGGATGTGCGACAGGTCATGAAGCAGTTCGAGCGTCTGGACTATCACGAGTGGCACGACCTGGGGGACGACCTCCGGGTACGACTGCTGGATGCCGGCCATATTCTGGGATCCGCGATCATTGAGATGAAGATCAAGGACCGGGGAGAATGGAGACATCTGGTCTTCACCGGCGATCTGGGGCGCCGCGATCTGCCCCTGCTGCGAGATCCGGATACGATCGAGGGTTGCGAGATTCTGATTTCAGAAAGCACCTACGGCAACCGGATTCATGAAAAAGCCTCGGACCTGAAAGAGGAACTCTACCACATTCTCGATGAAGCCTATCGTGTTGAAGGACGCGTGATCATTCCCGCGTTCAGTCTCGGACGCACCCAACAGATCATTTACTATTTGAACGATCTATATAACGAAAACCGTCTGCCGCACATTCCGATCTTTGTCGACAGTCCCCTCTCCACACGTCTGGTTTCAGTCTACCGCCATCATCTGCAGGATATGGACCAGGATGTCAGCGACGTTTTGAAAGAAGACAAGGATCCCTTCGGCTTCTCACTGCTGGATTACGTTTCGACCCGTCAGCAGAGTATCGAACTCAATAAACGAGAAGGGGCGTTCGTCGTCATCGCCGGCAGTGGGATGTGCGAGAACGGTCGTATCCGCCATCACCTCAAGAACGGCCTGGAACATCCGGAGAATACCGTCGTACTGATGGGCTACCAGGCCGAGCATACGCTGGGCCGTCGCCTGCAGCAGCGCGATCCTAAAGTGAAAATCTTTGATCGCTATTACCAGGTCAAAGCCAAGGTCGTGCAGCTCAGCGGTCTGTCAGGCCATGCCGACGTTGAAGACTTTAAATGGTGGTACGAAACCTCCGCGAAACGGGGAAACATCGGCCAGGTCTTCCTCGTCCATGGGGAACCGGAATCGGCGACGGCGCTGGCAGCCTTGATCCGCGATGAAGTCGATGAGGAACCGATCATCCCTCACTATCAGCAATCGTTCGAGGTTTAA
- a CDS encoding glycosyltransferase family 2 protein, producing the protein MIPVLNESESLPQLYQEICETSQQHQIDLEIIFIDDGSTDKSWELISQLAKQDERVSGIRFRRNFAKAAALTAGMRAARGSVIMMMDADLQDNPKEIPRFLDKLNEGYDVVNGWKERRLDPWHKVYPSKVFNWMIWKLTGLKLHDHNCGFKLFRKEVAAEIRIYGELHRFIAVLADARGFKVTEIPVHHRERQHGYSKYGVRRFLRGFLDLLTVRFLTGYGQRPQHMLGAIGLSCLMLGFLGLGYLGVVWLLTNLFGLGLGPIGNRPLLAYSVAATILGAQAISLGLLAELIVAYTGRHQDTYSISERTETASQNEQEIII; encoded by the coding sequence ATGATTCCGGTATTGAATGAATCGGAAAGTCTGCCACAACTGTATCAGGAGATCTGCGAAACCAGCCAGCAGCATCAGATTGACCTGGAAATTATCTTTATTGACGACGGTTCGACCGACAAGTCCTGGGAACTGATTTCGCAACTGGCCAAGCAGGATGAACGCGTTTCGGGAATCCGTTTCCGTCGGAACTTCGCCAAGGCAGCCGCGTTGACCGCAGGTATGCGGGCCGCCCGCGGTTCGGTGATCATGATGATGGACGCCGACCTGCAGGATAACCCGAAAGAAATTCCCCGCTTTCTGGATAAACTCAACGAAGGCTACGATGTCGTCAATGGCTGGAAAGAGCGTCGCCTCGACCCCTGGCATAAAGTGTATCCCAGTAAAGTCTTCAACTGGATGATCTGGAAACTGACCGGACTGAAACTGCACGATCACAACTGTGGCTTCAAACTGTTTCGCAAAGAAGTCGCTGCGGAAATTCGTATCTACGGCGAACTGCACCGTTTCATCGCCGTGTTGGCAGATGCCCGTGGATTTAAAGTGACCGAGATTCCCGTCCATCACCGCGAACGACAGCACGGTTATTCCAAGTATGGCGTGAGACGTTTCCTCCGCGGGTTCCTCGATCTGCTGACGGTTCGCTTCCTTACCGGCTATGGACAACGACCACAGCACATGCTGGGCGCCATCGGCTTGAGCTGTCTGATGCTTGGATTCCTTGGACTGGGCTACCTGGGCGTGGTCTGGTTGTTGACCAATCTGTTTGGTCTGGGACTCGGACCGATTGGAAACCGTCCGCTGCTGGCCTATTCTGTCGCTGCAACCATTCTGGGGGCGCAAGCGATCAGCCTGGGTCTCTTGGCAGAACTGATTGTCGCCTATACCGGTCGTCACCAGGACACCTACAGCATTTCCGAACGAACGGAAACCGCCTCTCAAAACGAGCAGGAGATTATAATCTGA
- the nadC gene encoding carboxylating nicotinate-nucleotide diphosphorylase, which translates to MTVPFTQPHEAAARTLIKLSLAEDLQETGDLTCQALIEDTDQAEIQIVARQSGILAGSPITSLIFAELDPRVTCEHHLADGASLEPGSVISTCAGPLASLLTGERTVLNFLTHLCGVASQTAEYVKAIEGTRACILDTRKTLPGWRVLEKYAVAAGGGTNHRMGLYDGILIKDNHLAAWASRNSHPTIAAAVQQARESVNGEKGVEVEVDTLEQLADALEGKPEIVLLDNMSPETMREAIQMRDAQSPATLLEASGGINLETVRAAAETGVERISVGALTHSVISLDIGFDWKRRT; encoded by the coding sequence GTGACAGTTCCCTTTACACAGCCCCATGAGGCAGCAGCCCGTACCCTCATCAAACTGAGCCTGGCAGAAGATCTCCAGGAGACCGGCGACCTGACCTGTCAGGCCCTGATTGAAGATACCGACCAGGCTGAAATTCAGATAGTCGCCCGCCAGAGCGGAATTCTGGCTGGTTCTCCGATTACCTCACTGATTTTTGCAGAACTCGATCCGCGAGTGACCTGCGAGCATCATCTGGCTGACGGTGCTTCGTTGGAACCGGGATCCGTTATTTCAACGTGTGCCGGGCCTCTGGCATCTTTGTTGACCGGGGAACGCACCGTCTTGAACTTTCTGACGCATCTGTGCGGCGTAGCTTCACAGACGGCGGAGTACGTCAAAGCCATTGAGGGAACCCGGGCCTGCATTCTGGACACGCGAAAAACGCTGCCCGGCTGGCGGGTACTGGAAAAATATGCGGTCGCAGCCGGCGGGGGAACGAATCACCGGATGGGCCTGTATGACGGGATCCTGATCAAAGATAATCACCTGGCTGCCTGGGCCAGCCGCAATTCGCATCCCACCATCGCAGCTGCGGTGCAACAGGCGCGGGAATCGGTGAATGGGGAAAAAGGAGTGGAAGTCGAAGTCGACACGCTCGAACAGCTGGCCGACGCACTTGAAGGGAAGCCCGAGATCGTGCTGCTGGATAACATGTCGCCCGAGACCATGCGTGAGGCGATTCAGATGCGTGATGCCCAGTCACCCGCGACGCTGCTGGAAGCATCGGGGGGCATTAACCTGGAAACGGTACGGGCCGCTGCGGAGACGGGAGTGGAACGGATCAGCGTGGGTGCGTTGACTCACTCTGTCATCTCGCTGGATATCGGTTTCGACTGGAAACGCCGCACCTGA